In one window of Sporomusaceae bacterium FL31 DNA:
- the deoB gene encoding phosphopentomutase encodes MFKRIIILVLDSVGIGAAPDAAEYGDHNVNTLANIARSQGGLFLPNLEGMGLGLISDIMGVKKIDSPIASYGKMAEISKGKDTTSGHWELGGCPLFISFPVYPHGFPKEMIDQFTKLTGRKVLGNKAASGTEIIAELGETHMRTGYPIVYTSADSVFQIAAHEDIVPLNELYEMCKIAREKICVGEHAVGRIIARPFIGTPNEFIRTANRHDYSLMPPADTILDVLKTAGYSVVGIGKIGDIFAHRGLTHSIASKSNTDGMSELISLVKAGNDSGLIMANLVDFDSKFGHRNDIAGYAQALEKFDVDLGLLIPELKETDLLMITADHGCDPTTPGTDHTREFVPLLVYAKGAKGNNLGERTTFADVAATVADNFKVGSLEYGKSFLSEVLVGKSL; translated from the coding sequence TTGTTTAAGCGAATCATTATTCTTGTTTTAGATAGTGTTGGTATTGGTGCTGCTCCTGACGCAGCTGAATATGGAGACCATAATGTTAATACGTTAGCCAATATTGCTCGCTCACAAGGCGGGCTTTTCTTGCCTAATTTGGAAGGTATGGGTTTAGGTCTTATTTCTGACATCATGGGTGTCAAAAAGATAGACTCACCTATTGCCAGTTATGGCAAAATGGCAGAAATATCGAAGGGTAAAGATACTACAAGCGGTCATTGGGAGCTTGGCGGTTGCCCGTTGTTTATTTCTTTTCCTGTATATCCTCATGGATTTCCGAAAGAAATGATCGATCAATTTACTAAGCTGACAGGGCGTAAGGTTCTGGGGAATAAAGCCGCTTCGGGTACTGAAATTATCGCCGAACTGGGCGAGACTCATATGCGGACAGGTTATCCAATTGTTTATACTTCTGCAGACAGTGTATTTCAGATTGCTGCTCACGAAGATATCGTACCACTTAACGAATTGTATGAAATGTGCAAGATTGCACGCGAAAAAATATGTGTTGGCGAGCATGCTGTTGGCAGAATCATTGCTCGGCCATTTATTGGAACTCCTAATGAATTTATTAGAACAGCCAATCGTCACGACTATAGTCTGATGCCTCCTGCTGATACTATACTTGATGTGCTGAAGACTGCAGGTTATTCTGTTGTTGGAATCGGCAAAATCGGTGATATTTTTGCTCATCGGGGTCTTACTCATTCTATTGCAAGTAAATCCAATACTGATGGGATGAGCGAATTGATATCGCTAGTGAAAGCAGGTAATGATAGTGGGCTGATTATGGCGAATTTGGTTGACTTTGACAGTAAGTTCGGGCATCGAAATGATATTGCCGGTTATGCTCAAGCTTTAGAAAAATTTGATGTGGATTTAGGGCTGCTTATACCGGAACTTAAAGAGACTGATTTGTTGATGATTACCGCCGATCATGGTTGTGATCCAACTACACCAGGCACGGATCATACCCGTGAGTTTGTGCCTTTGTTGGTTTATGCAAAAGGAGCTAAAGGAAACAACTTAGGAGAACGTACAACTTTTGCTGATGTCGCGGCTACAGTAGCAGATAATTTCAAGGTCGGTTCGTTGGAGTACGGGAAAAGCTTTTTGTCTGAAGTCCTGGTTGGGAAGAGCTTATGA
- a CDS encoding thymidine phosphorylase: MRAIDIIAKKRDKRQLSSDEITFLIHEFTTESVPDYQMAAFLMAVFLNGMTYEETASLTLAMARSGQMVDLSEIPGTKVDKHSTGGVADTTTLILAPLVSAAGVPVAKMSGRGLGFTGGTIDKLESIPGFRTTLTHTEFVNHVKIHKLALTGQSENVAPADGKIYALRDVTATVESIPLIASSIMSKKIAAGADKILLDVKVGSGAFMKDLSAAVMLAETMVKIGEIVGRETKAVLTSMDEPLGFAIGNSLEVQEAVAVLAGRDKGDLREVCLILGSHMLKLAGLTDDFRPGYMILSELLDSGAALQRFSEFVAAQGGDPAFMDRPELMPQASYCEEITSEASGYIQKIDVAQLGYIATVLGAGREYKGQQIDLAAGMIMKCRIGDFIAANQSIATIYTNDKLKIKNAHDMLKKAITIGNGKIIKPKLILGTVDKSGFTKM, translated from the coding sequence ATGAGAGCGATTGATATTATTGCGAAAAAGCGGGATAAGCGTCAGTTAAGCAGTGACGAAATCACCTTCTTAATTCATGAATTTACTACAGAGTCGGTTCCAGATTATCAGATGGCAGCCTTCTTAATGGCAGTTTTCTTAAATGGTATGACCTATGAAGAAACGGCTTCGCTGACATTAGCTATGGCAAGGTCAGGGCAAATGGTTGATTTGAGTGAAATCCCCGGTACGAAAGTTGATAAGCATAGTACTGGTGGTGTAGCCGATACTACAACTCTTATATTGGCTCCGTTGGTATCTGCGGCTGGTGTTCCTGTTGCGAAAATGTCAGGACGGGGATTGGGGTTTACAGGGGGAACTATTGATAAACTTGAATCAATTCCTGGCTTTCGCACTACGCTAACCCATACCGAGTTCGTAAATCATGTAAAAATTCACAAGCTCGCACTTACTGGACAAAGTGAAAATGTTGCCCCTGCTGATGGTAAAATATATGCCTTACGTGATGTTACAGCAACTGTCGAAAGCATTCCGCTTATTGCATCGTCAATTATGAGTAAAAAGATTGCTGCAGGGGCAGATAAAATCCTATTGGATGTTAAAGTTGGCAGTGGTGCGTTTATGAAGGATTTAAGTGCTGCTGTCATGCTGGCAGAAACGATGGTCAAGATTGGTGAAATTGTAGGGCGTGAAACGAAAGCCGTATTGACAAGTATGGATGAGCCGCTCGGTTTTGCTATTGGCAACAGCCTTGAAGTTCAGGAAGCGGTGGCGGTTTTAGCAGGACGTGATAAAGGAGACTTACGTGAAGTTTGTTTGATTCTAGGATCGCATATGCTAAAACTAGCTGGTCTAACTGATGATTTTAGGCCTGGCTATATGATATTAAGTGAATTGCTTGACAGTGGGGCTGCATTGCAAAGGTTTTCTGAGTTTGTTGCTGCGCAAGGCGGAGATCCAGCATTTATGGACAGACCTGAATTAATGCCACAGGCAAGCTATTGTGAAGAGATAACCAGCGAAGCTAGCGGATATATTCAAAAAATTGATGTAGCTCAGTTAGGATATATTGCTACAGTACTGGGAGCTGGACGCGAATATAAAGGACAGCAGATTGATTTGGCAGCAGGCATGATTATGAAATGTCGGATTGGCGATTTTATAGCAGCTAATCAGTCAATAGCCACAATCTATACAAATGATAAGCTTAAAATAAAAAATGCCCATGACATGCTAAAAAAAGCGATTACAATTGGTAATGGCAAGATTATCAAGCCAAAGCTTATTTTAGGTACTGTCGACAAATCTGGATTTACTAAAATGTAA
- the dacF gene encoding D-alanyl-D-alanine carboxypeptidase, whose product MRQMHPRRLSLIMTIIMFIVCILGSSVFAAEPKKAAAQIDTIAESAVLMDGNGTVLFEKDSHKRLPPASVTKAMTLLLAVEAVEEGKVKLTDPVTTSEGAWRQGGSQIWLEPGETMTLHEMLISLAVVSANDAAVSVMEHIFGSQQAAVDAMNKRAQALGLNDTHFANVNGLPIADHYMSAYDTALIVKEAVRHPLYMELCSIKEYWLRGGKNWLVNTNKLLWWYKGADGLKTGWTEEAKYCFAGTAKRDGLRLISVVFATPEPRSHLRESMKLMDWGFANYAAVPIVDAGTVVERLKVNKGIEKEVQLVAAEDLNLILAKGQGKNIQKKIITEPIIAAPIEQGQKYGELIVLKDGKEIGKVDLVAEKTIEKAGFFKIFQDMISNLFK is encoded by the coding sequence ATGCGTCAAATGCATCCGCGCAGGCTTTCGTTAATCATGACCATTATTATGTTTATTGTATGTATTCTGGGTTCGAGTGTCTTTGCAGCTGAACCCAAGAAGGCTGCAGCTCAGATTGATACGATAGCTGAGTCAGCAGTATTGATGGATGGTAATGGAACCGTACTGTTTGAAAAAGACTCACATAAACGTTTGCCGCCAGCAAGTGTTACAAAAGCAATGACATTATTGTTAGCAGTCGAAGCTGTTGAAGAAGGGAAAGTTAAACTGACAGATCCTGTTACTACTTCTGAAGGTGCTTGGCGTCAAGGCGGTTCACAGATTTGGCTGGAGCCAGGAGAGACCATGACCTTACACGAAATGTTAATTTCTTTAGCAGTTGTGAGTGCAAATGATGCTGCCGTATCTGTTATGGAACATATCTTTGGAAGTCAGCAAGCAGCCGTAGATGCTATGAATAAACGAGCACAAGCTTTAGGGTTAAATGATACCCACTTTGCTAATGTCAATGGCTTACCAATAGCTGATCATTATATGAGTGCCTATGATACGGCTCTGATTGTAAAAGAAGCAGTTCGACATCCGTTATATATGGAATTATGTAGTATTAAGGAGTACTGGTTGCGCGGCGGTAAGAACTGGCTAGTGAATACTAATAAATTATTGTGGTGGTACAAAGGTGCTGATGGACTAAAAACTGGTTGGACTGAAGAGGCAAAATATTGTTTTGCCGGAACTGCGAAAAGGGATGGACTACGTTTAATTTCGGTAGTCTTTGCTACTCCTGAGCCTCGTTCGCATTTAAGAGAAAGTATGAAATTAATGGACTGGGGATTTGCTAATTATGCTGCTGTACCTATTGTGGATGCTGGTACTGTGGTAGAGCGGCTAAAAGTCAATAAAGGTATTGAAAAAGAAGTTCAGCTTGTTGCTGCTGAAGATTTAAATTTAATTTTAGCAAAAGGTCAAGGTAAAAATATTCAGAAGAAAATCATTACTGAGCCAATTATTGCTGCACCAATTGAGCAGGGACAAAAATATGGAGAGCTAATTGTATTAAAAGATGGAAAAGAGATTGGTAAGGTAGATTTAGTTGCTGAGAAAACAATTGAAAAAGCAGGATTCTTTAAAATATTCCAAGATATGATTTCGAATTTATTTAAATAA
- the spoIIAA gene encoding anti-sigma F factor antagonist, which yields MNISALLRQGVLTVRVEGELDMHVADEFRQVVDDAIDSYGVKNLILNLQGVSFIDSSGLGVILGRYKRINHAGGRILATDVQPQVAKIFELSGLLKIMKLYESENQALECL from the coding sequence ATGAATATATCCGCTTTGTTGAGGCAAGGTGTTTTAACAGTGCGCGTCGAGGGTGAATTAGATATGCATGTTGCAGATGAATTTAGACAAGTTGTGGACGACGCTATAGATTCCTATGGAGTTAAAAATTTAATACTAAATCTGCAAGGAGTTTCGTTTATTGATAGTTCAGGCCTTGGCGTAATTTTAGGGCGTTATAAAAGAATTAATCATGCCGGTGGGCGAATTTTAGCAACTGATGTTCAGCCGCAAGTGGCTAAAATTTTTGAGCTCTCAGGTTTGCTTAAGATAATGAAACTTTATGAATCTGAAAACCAAGCTCTAGAGTGTTTGTGA
- the spoIIAB gene encoding anti-sigma F factor, with product MAIKNQVKMSIQSLSENVGIARITAAAFAAQLDFTLNEIEEIKVAVSEAISNSVIHAYCGQADGMIDFIMNLYDDKIEYIVSDAGKGIADIHLARQPSYSTDPERMGLGFVFMESFMDELDILSEPNQGTTVKMAKKLQSNDVH from the coding sequence ATGGCGATAAAAAATCAAGTTAAAATGTCTATCCAAAGTCTAAGTGAAAACGTAGGGATTGCCAGAATAACTGCGGCAGCATTTGCGGCACAGCTTGATTTTACTTTGAACGAAATTGAAGAAATTAAAGTAGCAGTTTCAGAAGCAATTTCAAATTCTGTCATTCATGCTTATTGTGGTCAGGCAGATGGTATGATAGATTTCATTATGAATCTTTATGATGATAAAATCGAATATATTGTTAGTGATGCAGGGAAAGGAATTGCTGATATCCATTTGGCGCGCCAACCTTCCTATTCAACTGATCCGGAAAGAATGGGTTTAGGATTTGTATTTATGGAGTCTTTTATGGACGAATTAGATATTCTATCTGAACCTAACCAAGGCACAACAGTAAAAATGGCTAAAAAACTCCAGTCAAATGATGTACACTAG
- a CDS encoding RNA polymerase sigma factor produces the protein MLGDEELRELITKAQAGDSWAKEYILENNLNLVRSIVHRFTNRGYEWDDLFQIGCIGLIKAIERFDLNFSVKFSTYAVPMIIGEIRRFMRDDNPIKVSRPVKELAYKIHKMQEKLHGTLGREPTISEISKELTLAPQEVVSALEAIQPPASLYEHAFHDSGDQVLLLDQIKCNDGQDSAYFEKLALKEVLSRLPAKERTVINLRFFEDKTQAEIAQVIGLSQVQVSRIEKAALKLIKEFLQTS, from the coding sequence ATGCTTGGAGATGAAGAATTAAGGGAGTTAATTACAAAGGCGCAGGCTGGAGATAGTTGGGCAAAGGAATATATCCTGGAAAATAATCTGAATTTAGTTCGTAGCATTGTTCATCGGTTTACAAATAGAGGATATGAATGGGATGACTTGTTTCAGATCGGCTGTATTGGGCTCATTAAAGCAATTGAGCGATTTGATCTAAATTTTAGCGTGAAATTTTCAACCTATGCTGTGCCGATGATTATCGGCGAAATCCGAAGATTTATGCGAGACGACAATCCCATAAAAGTTAGCAGGCCTGTAAAAGAATTAGCCTATAAGATCCATAAAATGCAAGAGAAACTTCATGGAACATTAGGAAGAGAGCCTACTATTAGTGAGATATCGAAAGAGTTAACCCTGGCGCCACAAGAAGTAGTCTCTGCGCTAGAGGCTATTCAACCGCCTGCTTCGCTTTATGAGCACGCATTCCATGACAGCGGGGATCAAGTTCTACTACTGGATCAGATTAAATGTAATGACGGGCAAGACAGTGCTTATTTTGAAAAGCTTGCGCTGAAAGAGGTATTGTCGAGGCTGCCTGCAAAAGAACGGACGGTTATTAATTTGAGGTTTTTTGAAGATAAAACTCAAGCAGAAATTGCCCAAGTTATCGGTCTTTCACAGGTACAAGTATCAAGAATCGAGAAAGCTGCTCTAAAATTAATCAAAGAATTTTTGCAGACCTCATAA
- the spoVAC2 gene encoding stage V sporulation protein AC, translating to MPENLQQQMKKEAFEQKVNQVKPKPPLLKNILWAFVVGGLICVVGQFVLNYFISLGMPKKEASGATTAVMVFLGAFFTGLGIYDELGKKAGAGSIVPITGFANSIVAPAMEFKREGFIFGIGAKMFVIAGPVLVYGMVTAFIIGLIYWLRQ from the coding sequence ATGCCCGAAAATTTACAGCAGCAAATGAAAAAAGAAGCTTTTGAGCAGAAAGTTAATCAAGTAAAACCGAAGCCACCATTATTAAAAAATATATTGTGGGCCTTTGTAGTTGGAGGGCTTATTTGTGTAGTAGGTCAATTTGTTTTGAATTATTTTATTTCGTTGGGCATGCCAAAGAAAGAAGCGAGTGGTGCAACAACTGCGGTCATGGTTTTCCTAGGAGCTTTTTTTACCGGGCTGGGAATTTATGATGAACTAGGTAAAAAAGCTGGTGCTGGATCCATTGTTCCTATTACCGGTTTTGCAAACTCTATTGTAGCACCAGCGATGGAATTTAAACGTGAAGGCTTCATTTTTGGTATTGGGGCAAAAATGTTTGTCATAGCAGGTCCCGTATTGGTCTATGGAATGGTGACTGCTTTTATTATCGGTCTAATTTACTGGTTACGCCAATAA
- a CDS encoding stage V sporulation protein AD: MQKKKGQQSIVFANPPIITSTANIGGPMEGQGLLGNFFDHLMEDNLNNLSSWEKCESYMLEQVIKTAVKKEKSNISQVECVFAGDLLNQLMSTHFALRSLSVPFIGLYGACSTMALSMLTGAMSVDGGFANKVVGAASSHHDAAERQYRFPTELGVQRPPVAQWTVTGAGAAVISAVGLGPRITAATIGKIVDLGVKDPNSLGPAMAPAAVDTLWQHIQDTGRQPAYYDMIFTGDLGSIGKTLVIELMKEKGIDISDNYEDCGCMIYKEEQDAHAGASGCASSAVVFCGYIYQMLLTRKMNRILLIGTGSLHSPTSYQQKESIPCIAHAVAVEM, translated from the coding sequence GTGCAAAAAAAGAAAGGTCAGCAAAGCATTGTTTTTGCGAATCCTCCAATTATCACTAGTACTGCTAATATTGGCGGTCCAATGGAAGGCCAAGGCTTATTAGGGAATTTTTTTGATCATCTCATGGAGGATAATCTTAATAACTTAAGTAGTTGGGAAAAATGCGAGTCCTATATGTTGGAGCAAGTGATAAAGACAGCGGTTAAAAAGGAGAAAAGTAATATCAGTCAAGTCGAATGCGTTTTTGCTGGTGATTTGCTGAATCAGTTAATGAGTACTCATTTTGCTTTAAGGTCTCTGTCAGTGCCCTTCATAGGGCTGTATGGCGCTTGCTCAACTATGGCGCTCAGTATGCTTACTGGTGCGATGTCAGTTGATGGCGGTTTTGCAAATAAGGTAGTTGGTGCTGCATCTAGTCATCACGATGCAGCAGAACGACAATATAGATTTCCTACCGAACTTGGTGTTCAGCGTCCGCCCGTAGCTCAATGGACCGTAACCGGAGCAGGGGCTGCGGTAATATCCGCTGTTGGACTTGGTCCTCGCATTACTGCAGCAACTATCGGCAAAATTGTTGATCTTGGTGTTAAAGATCCTAATTCATTAGGACCGGCCATGGCACCAGCAGCTGTTGATACACTTTGGCAGCATATTCAGGATACCGGTAGACAGCCTGCGTATTACGACATGATTTTTACTGGCGATCTTGGAAGTATTGGAAAAACACTGGTTATTGAGCTGATGAAGGAAAAAGGCATTGACATATCAGATAACTATGAAGATTGTGGCTGTATGATTTATAAAGAAGAGCAGGATGCCCATGCAGGAGCAAGCGGTTGTGCCAGCTCTGCTGTTGTATTCTGCGGCTATATCTATCAAATGCTTTTAACCCGTAAAATGAACAGAATCTTACTTATTGGTACTGGCAGTTTGCATAGCCCAACATCCTATCAGCAAAAAGAATCAATACCTTGTATTGCTCATGCTGTAGCGGTAGAAATGTAG
- a CDS encoding stage V sporulation protein AE has translation MTAYMMAFIIGGLICVIGQLIMDLTPLTPAHVLVLFVVLGALLSGMGWYQPLVDLGGAGATIPLPGFGHALVVGTIEDVDKYGFWGIFSGALRASATGVMAAVVFGFAMSVLFNPKG, from the coding sequence GTGACAGCGTACATGATGGCGTTTATAATAGGTGGTCTAATTTGCGTGATTGGCCAACTGATCATGGATTTAACTCCGCTAACACCTGCACATGTGTTAGTTTTGTTTGTAGTATTAGGCGCCTTATTAAGTGGGATGGGCTGGTATCAACCGCTAGTTGATTTAGGGGGAGCGGGAGCGACAATTCCGTTGCCAGGGTTTGGACATGCTTTAGTTGTAGGAACTATTGAAGATGTTGATAAGTATGGATTTTGGGGGATATTTAGTGGGGCATTACGTGCTTCAGCAACAGGGGTGATGGCTGCGGTGGTATTTGGTTTTGCCATGTCAGTGTTGTTTAATCCTAAAGGATGA
- the spoVAEA gene encoding stage V sporulation protein AE — MPEKVRVILVTDGDRVAKHVVEDIAVSLGLRCISASAGNPTPITGAEIVELLKTVHHDPVLVMFDDRGRQDKGKGEIALEYVANHPDITVLGAVAVASNTPSIKGVPVDACIACSGDIVDMPVDKRGDIKTDGIHTSKPVITGDTVDVLNNVDVPVIIGVGDIGKMDRADDIGRGAPVTRKAIEEILKRSGIDYGGRP, encoded by the coding sequence TTGCCAGAAAAGGTAAGAGTTATATTAGTTACTGATGGTGACCGTGTAGCTAAGCATGTGGTAGAAGATATTGCAGTGTCATTGGGACTTAGGTGTATTTCTGCTTCTGCTGGTAATCCCACGCCAATCACTGGAGCTGAAATTGTTGAATTACTTAAAACTGTTCACCACGATCCGGTTTTAGTCATGTTTGATGATAGAGGACGTCAAGATAAGGGAAAGGGAGAAATTGCGCTTGAGTATGTGGCTAATCATCCTGATATAACAGTATTGGGTGCTGTGGCAGTCGCGTCTAATACCCCCAGTATTAAGGGCGTTCCAGTAGATGCTTGTATTGCTTGCAGCGGAGATATTGTTGATATGCCAGTTGATAAGCGCGGGGATATCAAAACAGATGGAATTCATACCAGTAAGCCTGTCATTACCGGAGACACTGTAGATGTATTAAATAATGTTGATGTGCCAGTCATAATAGGTGTTGGTGATATTGGAAAAATGGATAGAGCCGATGATATTGGGCGGGGAGCGCCAGTAACCCGAAAGGCTATCGAAGAGATATTGAAACGGAGTGGCATTGATTATGGCGGAAGACCGTAA
- a CDS encoding spore germination protein, whose protein sequence is MAEDRKIDKELDSNINFLKDSLGVGETFDIVFREYKIGRKRAASFSINGMTNDVLLTNVFQDILTFNPDDLSINTLQKVFYTRATHSQVKLLDNMHDALISVLSGEMLFFIDGETQVIVFDARSYPARMPSESNIEKVTRGSRDSFVETMPFNTALIRRRLRDPNLRFEIVKVGVRSQTDVAIAYIKDITNPELVRTIKDRLNAIEIDGVPMAEKAIEEYIAGGSKWNILPKVRYTERPDVAAVHLLEGHVCLLVDTSPNIMILPTTFWHHVQHVEEFRQNVVVGSFMRFVRLAGVAFSLLLPPLWLALVLQRHLLPESIAFLGPRDPGIIPIGFQFLLAELGLELVRMATVHVPSAQSTALGFIGAFMLGDFATKVGLFGNETIFYVAVAAVGAFATPSMEFSMATKVFRVFLIVLVMLFKLPGLILGLLAILILMLTTKSFGVPYMWPAVPFNFSALKDVLFRLPIPNKILRPAVLKPQDKDRMETDDDNSK, encoded by the coding sequence ATGGCGGAAGACCGTAAGATTGATAAAGAGCTGGATTCAAATATCAATTTTCTAAAGGATTCATTAGGTGTAGGAGAAACCTTTGATATTGTGTTCCGTGAGTATAAAATTGGGCGTAAAAGAGCAGCCTCATTTTCAATAAATGGTATGACGAATGATGTCTTATTGACAAATGTTTTTCAAGATATATTGACCTTTAATCCCGATGACCTGTCCATTAATACTTTGCAAAAAGTATTTTATACCAGAGCTACTCATTCACAAGTAAAATTATTGGATAATATGCATGATGCACTTATTAGCGTATTATCAGGTGAAATGCTGTTTTTTATAGATGGTGAGACTCAAGTTATAGTATTTGATGCACGTTCATATCCTGCGCGGATGCCGTCAGAATCAAATATCGAGAAAGTTACTCGTGGTTCCAGAGATTCTTTCGTTGAAACAATGCCGTTTAATACTGCATTAATTAGGAGAAGGCTGCGTGATCCTAATCTGCGGTTTGAAATTGTTAAAGTTGGCGTTCGATCACAAACGGATGTAGCAATTGCCTATATTAAGGACATTACTAATCCTGAACTTGTGAGAACAATAAAAGACCGCCTAAATGCTATTGAGATTGATGGGGTGCCAATGGCAGAAAAAGCGATTGAAGAGTACATTGCGGGCGGAAGTAAATGGAATATCCTGCCTAAAGTCCGTTATACCGAGCGCCCTGATGTTGCGGCAGTACATTTGTTAGAAGGACATGTTTGCTTGCTGGTGGATACTTCCCCTAATATTATGATTTTGCCAACTACATTTTGGCACCATGTTCAGCATGTTGAAGAATTTCGCCAAAATGTTGTGGTAGGCTCATTTATGAGATTTGTACGGCTGGCAGGAGTTGCATTTTCTTTATTGCTGCCGCCATTATGGTTGGCGTTGGTTCTTCAGCGCCATTTATTGCCCGAATCAATAGCCTTCTTGGGCCCGAGAGACCCAGGTATCATTCCAATTGGATTTCAATTCTTACTTGCTGAGTTAGGATTAGAATTAGTACGGATGGCTACCGTTCATGTGCCCTCAGCACAATCAACGGCTTTGGGGTTTATCGGAGCATTTATGCTCGGTGATTTTGCCACAAAAGTAGGCTTATTTGGTAATGAAACGATTTTTTATGTTGCAGTTGCTGCAGTTGGCGCTTTTGCTACACCTAGCATGGAATTTTCAATGGCGACAAAAGTATTTCGGGTGTTCTTAATCGTACTTGTCATGCTATTTAAACTACCCGGATTAATTCTTGGTCTGCTCGCAATTCTTATTCTGATGCTGACAACGAAATCATTTGGTGTACCTTATATGTGGCCTGCAGTTCCGTTTAATTTTAGCGCACTAAAGGATGTACTGTTTCGACTGCCAATTCCAAATAAGATTCTAAGACCCGCAGTTTTAAAACCGCAGGATAAAGACCGTATGGAAACTGATGACGACAATAGTAAATAG
- the lysA_1 gene encoding diaminopimelate decarboxylase, translated as MKFHGTMRTNDAGHLEMGGCDTVQIAKRFGTPLYVLDEAKIRSNCRQYVQSFQKYYPNSEVIYASKVFINLAMCRLIAEENMGLDVVSGGELFTAVRAGFPRNRIYFHGNNKTSNELVMAIEEQVGCIVVDNFHELELLNQLAAEHHTKVNIMLRISPGIDAHTHHYIKTGMIDSKFGLAIANGQALTAIEKALMLKQLAFKGIHCHIGSQIFDLKSYIEAAETMMEFVQHIKIKTGHIVEEVNLGGGLGIFYTEGDAPQPIDHLVMEISKAIISAAAFYQLPLPKVILEPGRSIVGEAGVTLYTVGAIKEIPGIRKYVAVDGGMTDNPRPALYQAQYEAAIANKMNHAIVETVSIAGKCCESGDMLIWDIDLPKAEAGDILVVSSTGAYNYSMASNYNRNIRPAVIFVHDGHADLIVKRETYENIIQNDVIPVRMHTLKRDETQ; from the coding sequence ATGAAATTCCATGGTACAATGAGAACCAACGATGCTGGTCATTTGGAAATGGGCGGCTGTGATACTGTTCAAATTGCTAAGCGTTTTGGCACTCCTTTATATGTATTGGATGAGGCAAAGATCAGGTCAAACTGCCGGCAGTATGTTCAATCATTTCAAAAATATTACCCAAATTCAGAAGTGATTTATGCTAGTAAAGTTTTTATTAATTTGGCAATGTGTCGGTTGATAGCCGAAGAAAATATGGGACTGGATGTTGTATCAGGCGGTGAATTATTCACCGCTGTTCGAGCTGGGTTTCCACGAAACCGCATTTATTTTCATGGCAATAATAAAACCTCAAATGAATTAGTTATGGCAATTGAAGAACAAGTCGGCTGCATTGTTGTAGATAACTTTCATGAGTTAGAATTACTGAATCAATTGGCGGCAGAGCATCATACTAAAGTTAATATTATGCTCCGAATATCGCCAGGAATTGATGCTCATACACACCATTATATTAAGACAGGAATGATTGACTCAAAATTCGGTTTAGCGATTGCTAATGGTCAAGCGCTTACAGCAATTGAAAAAGCCTTAATGCTGAAACAGCTTGCTTTTAAAGGAATTCATTGCCATATTGGTTCCCAGATATTTGATTTAAAATCTTATATTGAAGCGGCAGAAACAATGATGGAGTTTGTTCAGCATATTAAAATTAAAACCGGTCATATCGTGGAAGAAGTAAACTTAGGAGGAGGCCTGGGAATATTTTATACTGAGGGCGATGCGCCTCAGCCAATTGATCATTTAGTTATGGAAATCAGTAAAGCGATTATTTCAGCCGCAGCCTTTTATCAGTTGCCTCTGCCCAAAGTTATTCTTGAGCCGGGGCGATCTATTGTTGGCGAAGCTGGCGTGACGCTATATACAGTTGGGGCAATTAAAGAGATACCAGGCATTCGTAAATATGTTGCTGTTGATGGTGGTATGACTGATAATCCTCGTCCAGCACTATATCAGGCACAATATGAGGCTGCTATTGCTAATAAAATGAATCATGCGATTGTGGAGACCGTTTCAATTGCCGGTAAATGCTGTGAGTCGGGGGATATGCTGATATGGGATATTGACCTTCCTAAGGCCGAAGCTGGCGATATTTTAGTTGTTTCATCTACAGGGGCTTATAATTATTCTATGGCTAGCAATTATAACCGTAATATTCGACCTGCAGTTATTTTTGTACATGACGGTCATGCGGATCTTATCGTTAAGCGTGAAACTTATGAAAATATTATTCAAAATGATGTAATTCCCGTCAGGATGCACACACTTAAACGGGATGAGACGCAGTAA